The following proteins are encoded in a genomic region of Paenibacillus sp. FSL H3-0469:
- a CDS encoding HYR domain-containing protein, translating into MQQGRLGIISRWLCLSLLILMLAPGAVFGSGIIARNIVQGPEADTASAAVYEAEPPVPEPQLQRGATVKDSVYRSVYQSVYELDPTLGVILNHGAYQMSLMALSNVEGAMSPVSPLLQQIRLSQASGVVPGGRGFMLPQVVAVKDLAGNPLPGIPVTFTVSEDSTITAVMRGLNSTGITVVSDANGYASAANNYTGYIGEGYQVYSKGTGVIKTMEVKATVPGLQPVTFKVEVGAVGSNLIDTTPPSIKATAVTDNGAPYIAGTWTSQSVTVHYTAEDTLSAIKSLTPDQKFTAEGAGQTATGKAVDSAATSDEDKNHYSIATFGPIHIDKSAPVTEAAVTGAESGSWSRGKVALHFTAEDPYSGVDAVYYKLGENAAVRTSGSSAALELEQEGATTVSYWAADRTGNAEAPRTVVVQIDKSGPLIASILSPEANEKGWNSSDVTVSLTASDAHSGVKEIHYRLGADGEEQSVAGSTAAFDVPVEGIIPLEFWAVDHAGNVTAVQKTEVKIDKTVPVITVPANITMEAKAVRTPADIGQASVQDISVPDVLLTNDAPADYPIGTTTVKWTAVDPVGLTSSQVQRITVKDTTKPVLTVQGDMVVEATAVKTPLVVTGASATDIFPVIVVNDAPKEFPIGPTTVTWTATDANSNVTTATQKVTVVDRTKPLLTVPADITKEAVGRRTVADPGKAAATDIFKVNITNNAPEDYPVGVTKVSWTAKDENGNISTADQLIRITDTTKPVLTIPKDITVEATARRTKVNIGQAEASDLFDVLLTKNAPADYPVGVTMVTWTATDEHGNVTEKVQKITVTDTTAPQLTVPGDISTEATGIKTPVELGEASAKDIFSVTVTNNAPERFIFGTTAVTWTATDENGNTTKTTQTVKIVDTTKPLVTLPGGITAEATGAQTKVDIGQPVVTEIFAVTVKNDAPAEFPLGTTKVTWTITDEHGNATKGTQEVKIVDTTKPVITAPEDLTVEATEVRSKVALGEPVVFDLFETEIINDAPVDFPVGTTLVTWMASDPSGNVAIAKQKVKVEDTTAPKLSIPADVKAEATAIRTPVVIGEATATDIFPVTVTSNAPENYAVGVTEVIWTAKDANGLVTTGKQKVTVVDTTLPILTVPQDISVEATAVNTPVQIGKATATDLFPVTVVSNAPASYPLGKTIVTWKATDANGNFSTGTQTITVKDTTAPVIADIPDYIAEATGQTMQIKLPVPAVTDIFGIAAVSSNAPASYPLGVTEVTWTAKDVNGNVSTRKQKVTILDTTKPVLTVPEDITVEAAAVETPVEIGEATATDIFKVTVKNNAPEAYPLGVTEVLWTATDANGNVTTKVQKIKVVDTTKPVLAVPEDIAVEAAAVETPVEIGVATATDIFKVTVKNNAPEAYPLGVTEVVWTATDANGNVTTKVQKIKVVDTTKPVLAAPEDITVEAAAVETPVEIGEATATDIFKVTVKNNALEAYPLGVTEVVWTATDANGNVTTKVQKIKVVDTTKPALTVPEDQTVEATAVETPVEIGQASAADIFKVTVKNNAPEAYPLGVTEVVWTATDANGNMTTKVQKIKVVDTTKPTLTVPEDLSVEATAVKTPVETGQATATDIFKVTVTSDAPAAYPLGTTTVTWKAKDINGNEVTGVQRITVVDTTQPVLKFEGPLQLTKEATALATPVELEVPAVQDFFPVTLTTDAPGEHGAITSEEILTANFPIGTTIVKWTATDSSGNSAVGIVKVTIVDTVKPALKLPADITLEAAALKTPVEIGVATGTDIFKVTVTSNAPESYALGTTEVTWTATDANGNVSTGVQKITVVDTTKPVLKLPADKTLEATALKTPVEIGVATGTDIFKVTVTSNAPESYALGTTEVTWTATDANGNVSTGVQKITVVDTTKPVLKLPADKTVEASALKTPVEIGVATGTDIFKVTVTSNAPESYALGTTEVTWTATDANGNVSTGVQKITVVDTTKPVLKLPADKTVEATALKTPAEIGVATGTDIFKVTVTSNAPESYALGTTEVTWTATDANGNVSTGVQKITVVDTTKPVLKLPADKTVEATALKTPVEIGVATGTDIFKVTVTSNAPESYGLGVTEVVWTATDANGNISTGVQKITVVDTTKPVLKLPADKTVEATALKTPVEIGVATGTDIFKVTVTSNAPESYGLGVTEVVWTATDANGNVSTGVQKITVVDTTKPVLKAPADVAVPATGTKTLVTLGQATASDIFGVVLKNDAPADGFPLGKTVVTWTATDVNGNVSTAVQNVTVTQTFKVQSFNASRSSVTNTIFPRISFENTSKSTLQLSSIKLRYYYTIDGEKFQSFYTDYARVAGSNTRVIQSYVTGSFQKTTGKTGSDYYLEIGFTSGAGSLKPGESVEIQCRFWKSDFSNYYQTNDYSFNGLATGFTDTSKITAYSYGNLIAGMEP; encoded by the coding sequence GTGCAGCAAGGACGGTTGGGCATAATCAGCAGATGGCTGTGTCTCTCGCTTCTAATTCTGATGCTGGCGCCAGGCGCTGTGTTCGGGTCAGGAATAATAGCCCGCAACATTGTTCAGGGGCCTGAAGCGGACACTGCCTCTGCAGCAGTGTATGAGGCAGAGCCGCCAGTACCGGAGCCGCAGCTTCAACGGGGGGCAACAGTTAAGGATTCGGTCTATCGCTCCGTGTATCAATCGGTGTATGAGCTAGATCCTACCTTGGGAGTCATCCTAAATCATGGAGCCTATCAGATGAGTCTGATGGCGCTCAGTAATGTCGAGGGGGCGATGAGCCCGGTATCGCCGCTGCTGCAGCAGATCCGGTTGTCGCAGGCCTCGGGTGTGGTTCCAGGGGGGCGCGGCTTCATGCTTCCACAGGTGGTAGCGGTCAAGGATCTGGCGGGTAATCCGCTGCCGGGTATTCCCGTCACCTTCACCGTCTCGGAGGACAGTACAATCACTGCGGTCATGCGCGGGCTTAACAGTACTGGAATTACAGTGGTGTCGGATGCAAACGGATATGCATCTGCGGCTAACAACTATACAGGTTATATCGGTGAAGGCTATCAGGTCTATTCGAAGGGAACCGGGGTCATTAAGACCATGGAGGTAAAAGCTACCGTTCCCGGTCTTCAGCCGGTTACCTTCAAGGTAGAGGTCGGTGCCGTAGGCTCTAACCTGATCGACACAACCCCGCCTTCCATTAAGGCCACGGCGGTGACGGATAACGGTGCGCCTTACATTGCCGGGACCTGGACCAGTCAATCCGTGACTGTACATTATACGGCAGAGGATACGTTGTCAGCGATCAAATCACTGACCCCGGATCAGAAATTCACCGCTGAAGGAGCAGGTCAGACGGCAACGGGCAAGGCTGTTGACAGTGCGGCTACCAGTGATGAGGATAAGAACCATTATTCCATCGCAACCTTCGGTCCCATCCATATTGATAAAAGCGCTCCGGTTACAGAAGCAGCTGTAACAGGCGCTGAATCCGGCAGCTGGAGCCGGGGGAAGGTTGCGCTGCATTTTACCGCTGAAGATCCATATTCTGGTGTGGACGCTGTGTATTATAAGCTGGGTGAGAATGCAGCAGTGAGAACATCCGGCTCCAGCGCGGCGCTGGAGCTGGAACAGGAAGGAGCGACTACCGTCAGCTACTGGGCTGCGGACAGAACCGGGAATGCAGAAGCTCCCCGGACGGTAGTAGTGCAAATTGACAAGAGCGGTCCGCTGATCGCCAGTATTCTCAGTCCTGAAGCGAATGAGAAGGGCTGGAACAGCTCAGATGTTACGGTCTCTCTTACCGCTTCAGATGCCCATTCCGGAGTGAAGGAGATCCATTATAGACTTGGAGCGGATGGCGAAGAACAGAGTGTGGCAGGCAGCACGGCTGCTTTTGACGTCCCGGTGGAGGGAATTATCCCTCTTGAGTTCTGGGCCGTTGACCATGCAGGCAATGTGACCGCTGTACAGAAGACCGAAGTGAAGATTGATAAGACGGTCCCGGTTATTACTGTTCCGGCGAATATTACGATGGAAGCGAAGGCGGTTCGTACCCCTGCCGATATTGGACAAGCCTCCGTTCAGGATATCTCGGTCCCGGATGTTCTCCTGACAAATGATGCCCCTGCGGACTATCCGATCGGGACAACTACCGTAAAATGGACAGCGGTGGACCCGGTAGGACTGACCTCCTCACAGGTGCAGAGAATTACTGTAAAAGATACGACAAAGCCGGTACTAACCGTGCAGGGAGATATGGTTGTGGAAGCTACAGCGGTTAAAACGCCGCTTGTGGTCACTGGAGCGTCTGCTACGGATATTTTCCCGGTTATTGTGGTGAATGACGCGCCGAAGGAATTCCCCATTGGTCCGACTACCGTCACCTGGACGGCGACCGATGCCAACAGCAATGTGACTACAGCAACCCAGAAGGTCACTGTAGTAGACAGAACTAAGCCGTTACTGACGGTTCCAGCCGATATTACCAAAGAAGCTGTAGGCCGAAGAACTGTGGCAGATCCGGGGAAGGCCGCCGCCACAGATATTTTCAAGGTAAATATTACGAATAATGCGCCTGAGGATTATCCGGTGGGCGTAACCAAGGTAAGCTGGACGGCTAAGGATGAGAATGGAAATATCTCTACAGCAGATCAGCTGATCCGCATTACCGATACCACCAAGCCTGTACTGACCATACCGAAGGATATTACCGTAGAAGCTACGGCTAGACGGACGAAGGTGAATATTGGGCAAGCCGAAGCCAGCGATCTGTTCGATGTGCTGTTAACCAAGAATGCCCCTGCGGATTATCCGGTGGGTGTAACCATGGTTACCTGGACCGCCACAGATGAGCATGGCAACGTCACCGAGAAAGTGCAGAAGATTACAGTTACAGATACAACGGCTCCACAGTTAACTGTGCCTGGAGACATCTCCACCGAGGCAACCGGCATTAAGACTCCAGTGGAGCTGGGGGAAGCGTCTGCCAAGGATATTTTCAGTGTTACTGTAACCAATAACGCCCCGGAACGCTTCATCTTCGGGACAACAGCCGTTACCTGGACGGCTACAGATGAGAATGGCAATACCACCAAGACAACGCAGACCGTGAAGATCGTAGATACGACGAAGCCGCTGGTTACACTGCCAGGCGGTATAACGGCAGAAGCCACTGGAGCACAAACGAAGGTAGACATCGGCCAGCCGGTGGTTACAGAAATTTTTGCTGTGACAGTCAAGAATGATGCTCCGGCGGAATTCCCGCTCGGAACTACCAAAGTAACATGGACGATTACGGACGAGCATGGCAATGCAACTAAAGGTACGCAAGAGGTCAAGATCGTAGATACGACCAAACCGGTCATTACAGCACCGGAGGATCTAACGGTAGAGGCTACGGAGGTCAGATCCAAGGTCGCTCTGGGTGAGCCGGTGGTCTTCGATCTGTTCGAGACTGAGATCATTAACGATGCTCCGGTTGATTTCCCGGTTGGTACCACACTGGTTACCTGGATGGCCAGTGATCCAAGCGGCAATGTGGCAATCGCGAAGCAGAAGGTGAAGGTTGAAGATACTACTGCGCCTAAGCTGTCTATCCCGGCAGACGTCAAGGCAGAGGCTACAGCTATCAGAACTCCGGTTGTGATTGGTGAGGCCACGGCTACGGATATTTTTCCGGTTACTGTAACGAGCAATGCTCCCGAGAATTATGCCGTGGGCGTTACCGAGGTCATCTGGACAGCGAAGGATGCCAACGGTCTGGTAACTACCGGCAAACAAAAGGTTACTGTAGTGGATACCACCTTGCCGATCCTGACGGTTCCGCAGGATATCAGTGTGGAGGCTACCGCAGTAAATACTCCGGTGCAAATCGGCAAGGCTACGGCTACGGATCTGTTCCCGGTCACGGTGGTCAGCAATGCTCCGGCCAGCTACCCGCTCGGCAAGACCATTGTTACCTGGAAGGCGACAGATGCGAACGGCAACTTCAGCACCGGCACGCAGACGATTACGGTAAAAGACACAACGGCCCCGGTAATCGCTGACATTCCGGACTACATTGCAGAAGCTACCGGGCAGACGATGCAGATTAAGTTGCCGGTGCCTGCGGTCACCGATATCTTCGGAATTGCTGCGGTGAGCAGCAACGCTCCGGCTTCCTATCCCCTGGGCGTGACTGAAGTCACCTGGACAGCGAAGGATGTGAACGGCAACGTATCCACACGTAAGCAAAAGGTTACTATCTTGGATACCACGAAGCCTGTGCTTACTGTACCGGAAGATATTACTGTAGAAGCGGCGGCGGTAGAGACTCCGGTGGAGATCGGCGAGGCCACGGCTACGGATATTTTCAAGGTGACGGTGAAGAATAATGCCCCGGAAGCGTATCCGCTGGGCGTAACAGAAGTTTTGTGGACGGCAACGGATGCGAACGGGAATGTGACTACAAAGGTACAGAAGATTAAGGTCGTGGACACGACGAAGCCTGTGCTTGCAGTACCGGAAGATATAGCTGTAGAAGCGGCTGCGGTTGAGACTCCGGTGGAGATCGGCGTGGCAACAGCCACGGATATTTTCAAGGTGACGGTGAAGAATAATGCCCCTGAAGCGTATCCGCTGGGCGTAACAGAAGTAGTGTGGACGGCAACGGATGCGAACGGGAATGTGACTACGAAGGTACAGAAGATTAAGGTCGTAGACACGACGAAGCCTGTGCTTGCTGCACCGGAAGATATTACTGTAGAAGCGGCGGCGGTAGAGACTCCGGTGGAGATCGGCGAGGCCACGGCTACGGATATTTTCAAGGTGACGGTGAAGAACAATGCCCTTGAAGCGTATCCGCTGGGCGTAACAGAAGTAGTATGGACAGCAACGGATGCGAACGGCAATGTGACTACGAAGGTACAGAAGATTAAGGTAGTGGACACCACGAAGCCGGCACTCACGGTGCCAGAAGATCAGACCGTGGAAGCAACAGCTGTAGAGACTCCGGTGGAGATTGGTCAAGCGTCAGCTGCGGATATCTTTAAGGTGACGGTGAAGAACAATGCCCCTGAAGCATATCCGCTGGGCGTAACAGAAGTAGTGTGGACGGCAACCGATGCGAACGGCAACATGACTACGAAGGTACAGAAGATTAAGGTAGTGGACACGACGAAGCCGACGCTGACTGTGCCAGAGGATCTGTCCGTAGAAGCAACGGCAGTGAAGACTCCGGTGGAGACCGGTCAAGCAACGGCTACGGATATTTTCAAGGTGACGGTGACATCGGATGCTCCGGCTGCTTATCCGCTGGGAACAACGACAGTTACCTGGAAGGCCAAAGATATCAATGGTAACGAGGTAACCGGGGTACAGCGGATTACCGTAGTGGATACAACACAGCCCGTGCTGAAATTCGAAGGACCACTGCAGCTGACCAAGGAAGCAACGGCTCTGGCAACCCCGGTAGAACTGGAAGTGCCAGCGGTGCAGGATTTCTTCCCGGTCACTCTAACAACAGATGCTCCAGGAGAGCATGGCGCGATCACTTCAGAAGAGATCTTAACCGCGAATTTCCCTATCGGTACTACGATTGTAAAATGGACTGCTACAGATAGCAGCGGAAATTCCGCAGTGGGCATCGTGAAGGTCACTATTGTAGATACTGTAAAGCCTGCTCTTAAGCTTCCGGCTGACATTACTCTAGAAGCAGCAGCCCTAAAGACGCCGGTGGAGATCGGCGTGGCAACAGGGACTGACATTTTCAAGGTAACAGTAACCAGTAATGCGCCTGAGAGCTATGCACTAGGAACCACTGAGGTTACCTGGACCGCTACGGATGCGAACGGCAATGTCAGCACAGGCGTTCAGAAGATTACGGTGGTGGACACCACGAAGCCGGTGTTGAAGCTACCGGCTGACAAGACGCTAGAAGCAACGGCGCTGAAAACTCCGGTGGAGATCGGCGTGGCAACGGGAACTGACATTTTCAAGGTAACAGTAACAAGTAATGCCCCTGAGAGCTATGCGCTAGGAACCACTGAGGTTACCTGGACCGCTACGGATGCGAACGGCAATGTTAGCACAGGTGTGCAGAAGATCACGGTGGTGGATACCACGAAGCCTGTGTTAAAGCTTCCGGCTGACAAGACGGTGGAGGCATCGGCGCTGAAAACTCCGGTGGAGATCGGCGTGGCAACGGGAACTGACATTTTCAAGGTAACAGTAACAAGTAATGCCCCTGAGAGCTATGCGCTAGGAACCACTGAGGTTACCTGGACCGCTACGGATGCGAACGGCAATGTTAGCACAGGTGTGCAGAAGATCACGGTGGTGGATACCACGAAGCCTGTGTTAAAGCTTCCGGCTGACAAGACGGTAGAAGCAACGGCGCTGAAAACTCCGGCGGAGATTGGCGTGGCAACAGGGACGGACATTTTCAAGGTAACAGTAACCAGTAATGCCCCTGAGAGCTATGCGCTAGGAACGACTGAGGTCACTTGGACCGCTACGGATGCGAACGGCAATGTCAGCACAGGCGTGCAGAAGATCACGGTGGTGGATACCACGAAGCCTGTGTTGAAGCTTCCGGCTGACAAGACGGTGGAGGCAACGGCGCTGAAAACTCCAGTGGAGATCGGCGTGGCAACAGGAACTGACATTTTCAAGGTAACAGTAACCAGTAATGCTCCTGAGAGCTATGGGTTGGGAGTGACCGAAGTGGTCTGGACCGCTACGGATGCGAACGGCAATATCAGCACGGGTGTGCAGAAGATCACGGTGGTGGATACCACGAAGCCTGTGTTGAAGCTACCGGCTGACAAGACGGTCGAGGCAACGGCGCTGAAAACTCCAGTGGAGATCGGCGTGGCAACAGGAACTGACATTTTCAAGGTAACAGTAACCAGTAATGCTCCTGAGAGCTATGGGTTGGGAGTGACCGAAGTGGTCTGGACTGCTACGGATGCGAACGGCAATGTCAGCACGGGTGTGCAGAAGATCACGGTGGTGGATACCACGAAGCCTGTGTTGAAAGCTCCAGCAGATGTTGCTGTTCCGGCAACTGGAACAAAAACGCTTGTGACCCTGGGCCAAGCTACAGCGAGCGACATCTTCGGAGTTGTGCTGAAGAATGATGCTCCGGCTGACGGCTTCCCGTTAGGGAAAACAGTGGTTACCTGGACGGCTACGGATGTGAACGGTAATGTATCGACGGCGGTGCAGAATGTAACTGTCACTCAGACGTTCAAGGTTCAATCGTTTAATGCGAGCCGAAGCAGCGTGACGAATACGATTTTCCCGAGAATATCCTTTGAGAATACCAGCAAGTCGACCTTGCAGCTCTCCAGCATCAAGCTTAGATATTACTACACTATCGATGGTGAGAAATTCCAGAGCTTCTATACGGATTATGCCAGAGTAGCAGGTTCGAATACCAGGGTGATTCAATCGTATGTCACAGGAAGCTTCCAGAAGACAACAGGCAAAACCGGCAGTGATTATTACCTGGAAATCGGCTTCACCAGTGGTGCCGGAAGTCTTAAGCCTGGAGAAAGTGTAGAAATTCAATGCAGATTCTGGAAATCGGATTTCTCTAATTACTATCAGACTAATGATTATTCCTTCAATGGACTCGCAACGGGCTTCACAGATACCAGCAAAATTACGGCCTACTCCTACGGCAATCTGATTGCAGGCATGGAACCGTAA
- a CDS encoding sigma-70 family RNA polymerase sigma factor — MVTCDDELVETCRKLLKRSAWRIQYKTRIQLIRESNPLYDNEIYDNSFESMVVSELFVDELLDMLPWEKCRYIIKKTVIEGMPEQEVAAELQMTQQGVSKWKRKGLEVLKENLTHSSRP; from the coding sequence ATGGTTACCTGTGATGACGAATTAGTTGAAACCTGCAGGAAATTATTAAAACGCTCAGCATGGAGAATTCAGTACAAGACTCGCATTCAACTGATACGTGAAAGTAATCCGCTCTACGATAATGAAATCTACGACAACAGCTTTGAAAGTATGGTCGTATCTGAGTTGTTCGTCGATGAGCTTCTGGATATGCTGCCTTGGGAGAAATGCAGATATATCATCAAAAAAACAGTCATAGAAGGAATGCCCGAACAAGAAGTAGCAGCCGAGCTGCAAATGACTCAACAGGGGGTTAGCAAATGGAAACGCAAGGGACTGGAAGTCCTGAAGGAAAATCTTACCCATTCATCGAGACCGTAA
- the cysC gene encoding adenylyl-sulfate kinase codes for MRQITTGNLIVRHGRWGCTLHTGVTLWFTGLSGSGKTTLCRCLNQRLQQMNVRTELLDGDVLRNQLFRGLGFSKEDRSLNVRTAAYMAQLLTRNDIIVLASFISPYRDMRAQIRQSIQPFVEIYVKCSFGECARRDVKGLYRKALSGEIPHFTGLTAPYEAPLQPELIVDTEQHSEDQSTELILAYLKKHRYIY; via the coding sequence ATGAGACAGATTACAACTGGTAACCTAATCGTTCGACATGGAAGGTGGGGCTGCACATTGCATACCGGAGTAACACTATGGTTCACCGGCCTGTCCGGCTCTGGAAAAACCACGCTCTGCCGCTGCCTGAATCAGAGATTGCAGCAAATGAACGTGAGGACAGAACTGCTCGACGGTGATGTCTTGAGGAATCAGCTGTTCCGGGGGTTAGGCTTCTCCAAAGAAGACCGGTCGCTGAATGTAAGGACCGCAGCCTATATGGCGCAGCTCCTGACCCGCAACGATATCATCGTCCTGGCCTCCTTCATCTCCCCTTACCGGGACATGAGGGCCCAAATCCGGCAGAGCATCCAGCCTTTCGTGGAAATCTACGTCAAATGCTCCTTCGGGGAATGTGCAAGACGGGATGTCAAAGGCTTATACCGCAAAGCGCTTTCCGGCGAGATTCCGCATTTTACCGGCCTGACTGCCCCCTATGAGGCACCGCTCCAGCCCGAGCTTATTGTGGATACCGAGCAGCATAGCGAGGATCAATCCACAGAGCTGATTCTCGCCTACTTGAAGAAGCATCGTTATATCTATTAA
- a CDS encoding GNAT family N-acetyltransferase has translation MNLSEPINTTRLHFRLLNQSDIDAVYRQFSDPDMCRYFSEPPCDYNEAMEIIEHYAQPEGKGHHRYGMFDRETHALIGTCGYHYWDAERKQVEIGYDIWKDYWGQGNMSEALPVLLDTCFTQLDVDCIYILTHPHNAASMATVRKFGFEVCAPCREVEEESQVCMKLMRENAAAAK, from the coding sequence ATGAATCTATCCGAACCCATTAACACGACACGTCTCCACTTCCGCCTACTGAATCAGTCTGACATCGACGCAGTCTACCGGCAATTCTCGGACCCGGATATGTGCAGATACTTCAGTGAGCCGCCCTGCGATTACAACGAAGCTATGGAGATCATTGAGCATTACGCCCAGCCTGAGGGCAAAGGCCATCACCGCTATGGAATGTTTGACCGGGAGACCCATGCCTTGATTGGCACCTGCGGATATCATTATTGGGACGCTGAGCGGAAGCAGGTAGAGATCGGTTATGACATCTGGAAGGACTATTGGGGGCAAGGTAATATGTCGGAGGCCCTGCCCGTACTTCTCGACACGTGCTTCACACAGCTTGATGTGGATTGTATCTATATCCTGACTCATCCGCATAACGCTGCTTCGATGGCAACTGTGCGAAAGTTTGGGTTTGAGGTGTGTGCGCCTTGCAGGGAAGTGGAGGAAGAGTCTCAGGTGTGTATGAAGCTAATGCGGGAGAACGCAGCTGCTGCCAAATAA
- a CDS encoding helix-turn-helix domain-containing protein, which yields MSVTFEQISRHFSKHAVHIQWNKALTTAYADTMLITKSLTHFSPEYIYVGYQSGLPGYAEGLEQASLMLINDTVEPASGQHQQIYSRQNRMEFGAGEDVFELYNQIRGLFLEEAEREQAKGRMLEACVAGKGLDAIVCAAAELMGNPVIIIDVSYKVLASSDCSGVSDPIWSDNLHKGYCSYDFIAAVHQLKSVQTGIESLEAYEVECSGSQVTKLVARIRIGSKPVGNVIVLGDTRPIEQKDHELAGFTAGLVAAELAKNSFYRNSSQAEYEELIYGLLENEENGPVLIQESLRSGVRLPKGRLSILVLELTGYEASASGKHTGYLRDQLHLYFGEERLIFYHEYMVGVSEGDIASSRSREYDPSLREFLVSHQLRLGISREFTDLTDCRKYYLQALKALEIGRIVWPAEPRILYADVQLYDLLSPHAQHDSRDVTHPALTVLRVFDEKHHADLYHTLYCYLKNNQQLQKTADALFVHRNTLRYRLRQIDELIQLDLRQIDQVLRLYMSYQMTDYLEKLHGGGSPSR from the coding sequence ATGAGTGTTACCTTTGAACAGATTAGCAGACATTTTAGTAAGCATGCCGTACATATCCAGTGGAACAAAGCATTAACGACAGCCTATGCAGATACGATGCTGATTACGAAGAGTCTGACGCATTTTTCACCTGAATATATCTATGTGGGCTACCAGTCCGGATTGCCGGGCTACGCAGAAGGGTTGGAGCAAGCCAGCCTGATGCTAATTAATGATACTGTGGAGCCAGCTTCAGGCCAGCATCAGCAGATATATAGCAGACAGAACCGTATGGAATTCGGGGCAGGGGAAGATGTATTCGAGCTCTATAATCAAATCCGGGGGCTGTTCCTGGAAGAGGCTGAACGGGAGCAGGCTAAGGGCCGAATGCTTGAGGCCTGTGTCGCCGGCAAAGGACTGGATGCAATCGTCTGTGCGGCGGCAGAGCTGATGGGCAATCCGGTAATTATCATCGATGTAAGCTATAAGGTTCTGGCTTCTTCGGATTGTAGCGGGGTTAGCGATCCCATCTGGAGCGATAATCTGCACAAAGGCTACTGTTCCTATGATTTCATAGCTGCCGTCCACCAACTGAAGAGTGTGCAGACCGGCATAGAGTCGCTGGAGGCTTACGAAGTGGAATGTAGCGGAAGCCAGGTGACCAAGCTGGTCGCCAGGATTAGGATCGGCAGCAAGCCTGTCGGGAATGTGATTGTGCTGGGCGATACACGCCCGATTGAACAGAAGGATCATGAACTGGCGGGTTTTACGGCCGGGCTGGTGGCAGCGGAGCTGGCGAAGAACAGCTTTTACCGGAATTCGAGCCAGGCGGAATATGAAGAGCTGATCTATGGATTACTGGAGAATGAGGAGAACGGACCGGTACTTATTCAGGAGAGCCTGCGGAGCGGAGTGCGTCTGCCTAAGGGCAGATTGTCTATTCTGGTGCTGGAGCTTACGGGGTATGAGGCTTCCGCTTCCGGCAAACACACTGGTTATTTAAGGGATCAGCTGCACCTGTATTTCGGGGAAGAGCGCCTGATTTTTTACCATGAATATATGGTGGGGGTCAGTGAGGGTGATATTGCATCGTCCAGGTCAAGAGAGTATGATCCAAGCTTGCGGGAATTTCTCGTCAGCCATCAGCTCCGTCTGGGGATCAGCCGGGAATTCACCGACCTTACAGACTGCCGCAAATATTATCTGCAGGCGCTCAAGGCACTGGAGATCGGGCGGATCGTCTGGCCTGCGGAACCGCGCATCTTGTATGCTGATGTGCAGCTGTATGATCTGTTGTCCCCGCATGCGCAGCATGATTCCCGGGATGTCACCCATCCGGCGCTTACGGTCCTGCGTGTATTCGATGAGAAGCATCATGCCGACTTGTATCATACCCTCTATTGCTATTTGAAGAACAACCAGCAGCTGCAAAAAACCGCCGACGCACTATTCGTCCACCGCAACACCCTGCGGTACCGCTTACGCCAGATCGACGAACTGATTCAGCTTGATTTGCGCCAGATCGATCAGGTATTGAGGCTATATATGTCCTATCAAATGACAGATTATCTGGAAAAGCTCCATGGGGGAGGGAGCCCTTCTCGTTGA